In one Nicotiana sylvestris chromosome 8, ASM39365v2, whole genome shotgun sequence genomic region, the following are encoded:
- the LOC104244188 gene encoding uncharacterized protein, with amino-acid sequence MEVGDASKPNVLYLRGYGKREELWFRIVMTKEDGKRGERQTIEPVAKLCRQTYGIAGRWTVVGDEDIYWIGGYSYGGDRAIVRSQLHKHNIIKHSFDPSLWEPVSSPMDIPRSKPFLAAVGTKLYAGAGTEHYARGDKHENPIWKRCGQIYDLHEKTWKYLMPHIKNFESYDADRAVLVEKEDGEEPTEIVYYSLDVGSVMFIDFTSG; translated from the exons atggaagtaggCGATGCTTCGAAACCAAATGTTTTGTATCTCCGCGGTTACGGAAAGAGGGAAGAATTGTGGTTTCGCATCGTGATGACAAAAGAGGATGGCAAACGAGGTGAAAGGCAAACAATTGAACCTGTTGCGAAGCTCTGTCGGCAGACTTATGGAATTGCAGGAAGATGGACAGTAGTTGGTGATGAAGACATATACTGGATTGGTGGATACAGTTATGGTGGTGATAGGGCTATTGTTCGTTCCCAATTGCATAAACATAATATCATCAAACATTCTTTTGACCCTAGCCTTTGGGAACCCGTATCATCTCCCATGGATATTCCCCGTAGCAAGCCCTTCCTCGCTGCCGTTGGTACAAAGCTATATGCTGGGGCCGGCACTGAGCACTACGCACGGGGTGATAAGCATGAGAATCCAATTTGGAAAAGATGTGGTCAAATTTACGACCTCCATGAAAAAACTTGGAAATACCTGATGCCGCATATCAAAAATTTTGAAAGCTATGATGCCGATAGAGCTGTTCTTGTGGAAAAAGAGGATGGTGAGGAGCCAACGGAAATTGTGTATTATTCCTTGGATGTGGGTTCCGTGATGTTTATTGACTTTACTAGTG gatga